gttttttttttttttttttttttttttttttgcttcataGTTCTTTACTCTACCGTCTACACTGAAACTTAACTGAAACTTAACGGCTAATATACAATCTAATATGATTATTAATAACTTAAATCCCTAAAATACATTTACCAATATAacttaaaattaaatttaagttgagataataataaattttctaaaagttaTACATGAAACCTGGCAtgataaatataactaaaatatcataattcatcgcaggttttcataaattcattacAAACATAAATAGATATAGTCCAAATGTTCATCAATTATCACAAACAAACacaccaaaataaataaaataaatgttgACATTCTTTCACAATTCTCAAAAAGTCCATAACAGAGTTCAACTCATATTCAAAGCAAACAATTTGAATAACAAATTTCCATCATTGGCATGACAAGGCAACAGCACctccttcacaatttcatcaatttaacctgaaaaattaaaaagtttcttacaaaaaatataaatctaattgGTGGAactaaaaaaaagtcaaaaaatttctaaaaacaaAGATACAACCAAACACAAAAAGAATCAATTGCTACTAAACATTACTAATTAATATGTTATATTACCAAtcattatcttcatcatcatccaaAAGGCGCCTACGCTGAAATGCTTCCAAATCAATATCATTATGTTCCCCAACTTCACTTTCATCatctatataaataaataaataaacaattaAGAATTTATCCATATTTATAATAcaattcaaattaaaaaatgtaCTTTTAGCACCTTATATTACaagttaaaaatatatttattttaatattaaaactaaCCTTCAACTAGTTGAGAATCATCTTTAGGAAGTTCTTCGAGTTCTTCCTCCAATTCATCACAATTAAGCTCGCCATCTTGTTCTTCTTCTATGACCCAAAATTCCGTTTTATCAATAGATTCATAATCAATGGGATCATAAGATCTCTTTCGGTGATCAAACCTACAATAAAATACATTAGTTACAAATCTAATATTactttataaaataaaatgtaaAGAATAAAGTAAAAAATCAATTATACCTATGTTGCAAACGCAAATTGTAGTGCACATATACAAGATCATTAAGTCTTTGGTGCTCCAACCTATTCCTTTTTTTAGTGTGAATGCGTTCAAAAACGCTCCAATTACGTTCACACCCAGAAGAAGAAGCAGTTTGACTCAAAATTCTAATTGCAAGCTTTTGCAAATTCGGAGCATCACAACCATATAACTTCCACCAATTTTCTGTCACAATCATATTAAAATATTAGatcaaataaagaataaaatcacaatttttatacattaaaaaaaatataaataacctGGCCGATCAGATTTGCTAGTAAGAATAGCAAGTTTGCGGCCAAAACTCCCTTGTCTTTCCCGATACATTCCAACCTCTTGCGATAATTTTTCAGGGTTGCACCAATCCACTTTTGTTTCAATATAATCAAGCAAGCCATTTATAACCTCTGGATGTGTACAAAATGTGGCACTCTCATATTGAAAAGCAGGATTCAAATAATAAGCGGCAGCATGTAGATTTTTTCTCAACATTCTATCCCACCTATCACTGATGATGTCAATATAAGGCTTGTACAATCTCTCTTTATTTCTAAACAGCCTTTTGATGCCATTTATTGCTCTAAACATGCCTTCATAAACATAACCCAATGAAGGCCTTTCATCAGTGTCACAAATACGCAATAAACGAATGATAGGACCCATTATTCTCACCATAATCAAACAGTTATTCCAAAACCTTTCATCCAAAACGATTTGCTTcacatcttttcctttttctattctCAGAAATTGTTTGTAATCCCCACTAGTAACCAAAGATTGCAAACTATCCTTATGATCATGCAAACTTTTTAATGCAATAAAGGTAGTTGCAAATCGAGTTTCACCTGGACGAATAATTTCTTTCCACCCTGTAGTCTTTCTTAACCAATTCAAAGTGAACTTATGATTGTAAATAAAAACAGTCACCGTTGAAGCAAGAGACACTATAGCTTTTACATCATTCATTTCACCAATGtctttcaaaatcaaattgatGCAGTGTGCAGCACACGGTGACCAACAAATGTTCGGATATCTTTCACTTAACAAAGACCCAGCAGCTTTATAATTGCTAGCATTATCAGTAACTAAGTGCACCACATTATTTGAACCAACCATCTCAACAATTTCAGCAAATAAATTGCACAAATTTGCTGCACTTGTTACAATATCAGATGCATCCACAGATTTAATGAACGAAATACCCTTAGGacaataaaccaaaaaattaatcaatggTCTTTGCCTAGTGTCTTTCCATCCATCACCCATTATAGTGCAACCAGTTTCTGTCCAAGTACTTCTAAAAGAATCAACAACCAATTTCACATCTCTCTTGGCATTTCGCAACAAATTAACCCTCAAAGAATGATAGGATGGACTTTTGTAACCATGACCCATTGATGCTATTTGATCAATagctttttgaaaaaatggagaaTTAACAGCATTTATAGGAATGCAAGCATCATAAAACCAAAGAGCAATAGCCATGTCCGTATTTTCCCATTTTTCCTTACTTTGCAAACAAGCTTTAATGGTTGGTTGAGAAGTATCACATCCACCTTTAAAAAAAGCACGAATACCTGTTGATGCAGTGACCTTTCTCTTTCCTTTACTAGATGAACCCATCTTATTTGCTAAAGAAGAAGGAATCTCCAAAACTTCATCGCCATCAAATGAATGAGTAGTGTGGCCGAATGGATTTTCCACCCCAAAatcaccttttttttctttagatTTCTGCTCCTTCTCCTTCATAGATGCTAAAATAGCATGTCTAACTGCCGGGTCAACCTTTGAACATGGAACAATGCTGCCTTGTTCTCCTGCCAAATGTTGTTTCATTCGATGAATGCCACCACCAGCAATTACTTTAAAACAATACCCACATGTCAAAGTTCTTTTTCCTTGACTATTCACACCTACTGAACAATATTTCCATGCTATATCAGACTTTTGTCTATGATTTTGACTAGCTGATTGTTCACTATTGACAGCTCCAGCAGTCGAAGATTGTGAATTACTACCCGTACCAGTACCGGTATCCATTATCCTTCACATAGTTAATTCAAACACATAATTAGTTCATTTGTAAAATATAGTGTactaataagaaaataaaattaacaaattttcagtAATATAAGAAGATCAATTAGTCACATGAATAGCTCAACTGTTAGcatttaattttttcatttacaaaaaaaaaaagatatagtTATCACAGTAGAGGGATTTTAATGGTTCTTAGTAGCACAAAACTCATGGCTATTAATGGTTCTTAGTAGCACAAAACTAGTTAATTTAAACACAGGAatcttactttttgttttcctaagaaacaaagaaataacAAGAAGGATATATACTAATAGTGAGACAATTATGTACCTAGTCAATTTATATACAGCGTGTGTTATATTGTTATTGTCTAGGTAATTTGAACAAACAATAGATAAAGGAAacagaaaagttagcaaatacGTAAATTGCTCAAACAAGTTACCATAGGCaatttttcttgggtttgacaATTAAAATGATTTCTACTAATTCGTTAAAGAACACTGATTCGAAGAAAATGACTCCTAAAAGTAGTGAATTTTTCTATATTCAACCGAAGAAGGAAATCAATTGTAAAAAATGCTATCATTTATAAGTCATAAACAAATGCAGCTCTTACAAAAACTGAAATGTTTCTTCTTGAATAACATGTCTCTGGATACGTGGCAATAGGTAAAAAATGTCATGATTATTTCAAAGTCAGACATATCTCtgtattttcaagaaaattattcgttaattaatatgaaatattaaTCCCAAATTATTAATAAATCTCTATTTTTATCCTCaaattataataattttaattttagaatCAACCCAATCAAGTAGGGGTAAGGGCTAAATTCTTGGTTGCTATCAACAATTTGTAGCAACAAAAAATTTACACCCGCAAACTATGAATAATTTGATGAAACAATTGATCAAACACAGGAatcttactttttgttttcctaagaaacaaagaaataacAAGAAGGATATATACTAATAGTGAGACAATTATGTACCTAGTCAATTTATATACAGCGTGTGTTATATTGTTATTGTCTAGGTAATTTGAACAAACACTAGATAAAGGAAacagaaaagttagcaaatacGTAAATTGCTCAAACAAGTTACCATAGGCaatttttcttgggtttgacaATTAAAATGATTTCTACTAATTCGTTAAAGAACACTGATTCGAAGAAAATGACTCCTAAAAGTAGTGAATTTTTCTATATTCAACCGAAGAAGGAAATCAATTGTAAAAAATGCTATCATTTATAAGTCATAAACAAATGCAGCTCTTACAAAAACTGAAATGTTTCTTCTTGAATAACATGTCTCTGGATACGTGGCAATAGGTAAAAAATGTCATGATTATTTCAAAGTCAGACATATCTCtgtattttcaagaaaattattcgttaattaatatgaaatattaaTCCCAAATTATTAATAAATCTCTATTTTTATCCTCaaattataataattttaattttagaatCAACCCAATCAAGTAGGGGTAAGGGCTAAATTCTTGGTTGCTATCAACAATTTGTAGCAACAAAAAATTTACACCCGCAAACTATGAATAATTTGATGAAACAATTGATCAATATAAGAATAGTAAGAAGAAACAATCGGCATCACAGAAATAATCCAACATACATGTTCTATGAAAAACAATAAAAGGCAAAAattaaacttaccaagatggAAAAGCTCTGGAGTTTGGTCCACAGAAAATAGCGTGATGATCTTGTCTTGAATATTTGGATGTGAAAGGAttatgaagaaaaaatttaaaaaaaaatcaagatgaGAAGTTGAGAACTGGAGGAGCCGAAATCGGCGAAAGGGAGAAATGGaggaattgaaattgaaatgaaatgtgcCTGTGCCGTCTGCACTTAatgctagggtttttttttttttatttgattttagtttttagttaaGTAAAATTTCACGCAACAATAGCTTGTCCTTCGGCTGTGGTTCAGTGGTTTGCGTGCCTTATTCTGGTCTGGGAGACCTGTGTTCGAATCTCAGCAGCCGCCCCACTCTTCCTATTATTTTGAAATTGAGGGAAAATCTGAGAACCGCCGGTTCGCGGTTTATGCGGGTTTTAACGGTTCGTATGGTTCGACCGGTTCATAGCGGTTTTCCATTACCTTCCGGGTTTGATACTAGACCGGACCGGTggcatggccggttcgcggtcggaccggtcgaaccggccggtccggtccggttctgaaaacattggGCACCATTGGAGAAAGCCGGTCGTGCGTGGATGAAAAATGTAATACATTTTAAAATCACAATAAAagtctttttaaaaatttgttcatCATCTAATACTCACGATTTatatttgataaattaaaacagttaattaaatattctattatAATATAAACAACTATATGTCATTGAGTTgattgaataatattttctttttctttttttttggcattttaactAGTTGTCAATTAAGTTTCAATTGAAATAaagattttataattatttacattattcaataaaattatcaatttaagatgaacataaatataaatacattaaattgtattattgaaatatttgatttaatatgaaggaaagacaagaagaaatagcaagaaattttttaaaaattcatgtgAATCCTTTATATTAGTAATCACATTTACTTGTTATTGTAATCACATTACCTAATCATAATCGATTGAAACTCATATCCACGATTTGTGTTATATTGTTTACAACTAAAGTTACTGTATACTCAAAttaaaattctcttttttccaCTAAATTTTCGTTTATATATGATTTATGTGTTATTATTTGTTGGTAATTAATTTAACGAAAAGGTGCTCTTTAGGCTAAATGATATGTTTTGACAATGTGAATTACTTTTAaggattttaatgaaatttagaacacattttttatgcatttaatctaattcatattttatttcatttgaaatataattatttaaaacataagggaccatattgatcaaattttcaaatattaggGACCAAAAAATATAAAGTCAATTTTTTTACTAATTCTAACTTGATTTTGACCATTAAATATTGTAGTTTTCTATTAGTTGTcctaaatttgaccaaaataaaaaatttggaaccatatttattttggtcaaaatatcAAGGACTAGTTTAACTCATTGACCAAACGCTAGGGGACCAATATTGCAcatctttctttattttaatCATGTTTGATATCCCAACTCTTCCTTTTATATTTACGcttcaattatttcaaatatcaaactcaattaaaaaataaaatataccacaatatttgttttgacatgtacaaaattcattaaatattgttgaaaatttcACCCATTTTCCGTTACAACAATTTCGTCTACCTTTCCGTACTTTTGTTTTTCACGTTTCTTTGACATTCACTTTTTcgctcttcatttttcattgGGACTTGCATCTCAGTTAGAATGTGGACAAAATATTTTCTAGGTAATGGGCATTAGATGGTGAACAAATTTTTAAGAGGGTTTTATTGTAATTCTAAAATGTATTGCATTATTTGTCCAAGCACAACCGGCTTTCTCCAGTGCCCGGTACATTATTTCTCTGTGCGTCCCCACAGAACACAGTTGGCCTCCTTGCATTGCTTCTGCCTACTGTGGACAGAAAAGTGAACTTTCCACCGTAGACGTAACCAACAAACCATGGGATGTATTTCTTGTTTAGCTATATTTGTCAGTGCTGAAGTACTGCATATCTTGCTTAATTTTTTGGATAAATGAGCATGCCCTTACGATTAGAGAAGCAATTAACTATCACACTTCCATTATAAGGTTAGACAAGCAATTCACAATGAATTACTACTTCTCGAAATAACTGGGGGGAAAGCCCGCTCGATGAGCGGGTAAGGGGGGAAAGGgtattttctaccaacaattcaaattttgtaaaagaaAGCTACGTTTGAACTGTACAATCACTGCACGAGACATTTAAGACACCTTTGGGGATATCGCCATATCGATTAGTTTATGAAAAAACTTGTCATTTACTGTCGAGGCATATTGGGCTATTGAATCAATTAATGTGGATTTTAATCTTGCAGATGGAAGAAGATTATTTGACTGGAGAGAATTAGAGGAACACCGACTACATGCTTATGAgaatgccaaaatttataaagatAAGGTCAAATATTGGCATGATAAGCATATTATTCCGAAACAATTTGAGGTAGGCCAAAAATGCTTCTATTCAACTCACGCCTCaaattgttttcgagaaaactTAAGTCGAAATGGTCGGGACCATTTGAAGTCACTCAAGCTTTCCTTATGGAGCAATTGAGGTGGTTAATGCAAGAAATGAGTGGTTCAAGATCAATGGACaaagattaaaaccctacttAGCGGGTGAAATCATCCCCACGGGACTTATATGTCCTTTGGATGATTCTTCTTCAGTCTAAAAAGCTAATACTTTGGAGTTGAGTCaatgactataaacaaaagcgataattgggaggcaacccaatgtttttgTTATATATGTTAATttgatgtgattttatgtttaaaatatatatttaagtttgtttattatttttgttatgtAGGAATTCAAAATGAAAGCAGAGATGACCATTTGAGGTAAAAAAGGCAAATTTCggtcaaggaactcaacccttCGATTTGAGcaaatgttgtttttgattcgTTAGAAGGgagtaaaatgcatgttttgatcattcTACATATGCGCATATTGATTATTTTCATAAAAGAATGATTTAAGATGTATTTTGAGTAATTGGGGTAgcatgtgtaatttttgaaaattaaaaattctgcaAAAAAAGTGTAGAAGAAAACACTGGTATCAGAAAAACGTGacttgaagtcgcgttttcatcATCTCGCATATTGTCTTCTGCGAGTTTACAACAGAAAACGCGGCAACAGAATATGCGACCTCAGGTCGCGTTTTCTAAAGTTGTGTATTGTATTCTACAagtttaaaacagaaaatgtgATTAAGTAAAATGCGAGAAACATGAAGTTGCGTATTGTTCCTTGGCTTTAAAATGAAAAACGCAGGTTgcacaattttttcttcttctcttcttctttctcttgcGTATTCACACATCCACATGCACACAATTCATAAACACTCATTTTTAACCAATTTTCTTACTAGCAATCACCAACCCAACATTTTGTGACCCTCCTAGAGTCTTTCTAACCAattgaaaatcaagaaaaccatccaaaaatttgatttttaagaAATTGAGGCTAGGGTTCTTAGTTGTTCAATTTTACAATTTGAGGTCAATTGGGGTGTTGTTGATAGGGCTTTTTGCATATTcttcatcaccaaatgtcattCTATGTGATTGAGGTGAGTTTCTACATCAATTCTTTGAGTTTTAGAAGTTGGTATTTTTCAAGTTCCTGAATTTTCAGACATcttctaatttcaaatttttgataagAATTATAGATGTTTATGACCTCTAATATTCTAATTGAGATTGCTTAAGTATGATTACATATTCAAATGTAGTAATTGATATCCATATGGTTGATAACAAATTAAGGTTGCtatattgaaaaaaattggaaattagCTTTGAATGATAATGAGACATATTCATTAATGTGTTTGGCTAAGATATGGTTGGTTGGTGATATTTTAGCATGTACATTGTTAATTAGGAgtaattttaatgaattttatgatttttgggaTGATTTTTGCCTAATCATATTTATTGCTAAATGTGGATTATTGTTGTTAATTTATATTTGCTATGAATATGATTGTTGCTAAAAGACACTAAATTGATCATATTTGTTGCCGATGTtaataatttggtgattttagcaattttctggaatttttcatGTAATGTCTTATATGTCATAATATTGTACATTTTGGGGATTTGCATTGATTATTTATGACATTAAGATGTGTATGATTAATTGAGCCTATTTTGATCCTTATACTTGAAAGATAATTCTATAAAATGTCTACGGATGctacaatttaaaaaatttttctttgacaTTTTGTAAGAATTACATTTTGTATAATGTATGATGTGTACacaattttgatatataaagtAATGGTCTTTTCTTTCTTAGATAGCATAGTGAGAGGAAAACGACCAGTGGTTCGTGAACCCTCTTCTTCTAGTAGTAAAGAAAGCGAGGAGATGGACGTGAGCGAGGAAGTcgaagaaagtgaagaaaaggaaagatcACCTTTGCCTCAACCTACGCCACCGCATCAACAGGGGAGCACATCACGACAAGCTCAGTCAGAGGTTTATGATAGCGATAAATTTTCAACTCGAAAGAATAAAAAATGGCACAAGACACGTGCTAACTTGGAGTTTATCTTTGAGAAGCATGTGAGTTCGGAGATTGAGTCGGTGTACTGCATCTTTAAGGCATTCAACCAACTTGGTTGGGCACCTATTCTTAACTTGCTGACTCACTATTACCCTGACTTAGTGCGCGAGTTCTATGCTAACACTGCTAACAAGATGAGTCGCAATGGGAAGTTGGTGGACTCGTGGGTGCTCGGAACTAGGATTTACTTAAGTCGTGACCTACTAGTACAAATATTGGGTTACACCAACATTGGTCCGGtggttgatttgaagaaagggTTTGTTGCTCCTAACAAAAAGTGAGATCCATCACATGCCATGTCTCGGTTTGGTCTCAAGTACCAACCGTTCCGGTCTTCAAGGAAAGAGACGATGGTGACAAGCGTCTTTGGCACTTGCCGCTACCTCATTATATACATGATGGCGCACAATGTGATCCCAAAGAAGACTGATCACAGTGAAGTCCGAAAAAGCGATATTTATTTCCTAGACTACATATTTCACACCCAGAACTCTTCGTATGTTCATATTCCCCTTCTGAACATCATCATAAGTTACATACGATTTACGGCTAGAAGACGCACAAAGTCGTTTAAGTTAGCATTTTCTCGGCTACTATCCTTGGTGTTCGAGAGACAGGGGGTCAATTTGGCTAGAGCCACACGGGAGACTGTTTGTCCTAGCACAGAGTTATCCGTCTCTTCACTTAGTAGCATGGGCATTGATGTGGCTCTTATTCCTTAGCCGATTCAAGAGCAACGGTCCAAGATAAAACTGGACCCTCTACCACTGCTCCACCTCCTCCACCACCTCAATCCAATTGGCAGAGGTTATTTAATTACTTAGATACCATTGACTATCAGTTGGGGTCGATGGACATTCACTGAAGGCATATTGAAGACCATTTGGTCATGCCTCCACCTCCCACTGgtgacaaagatgaagatgattgAAACCAAGCCGGATTCATCATGctctttatttttgtttccattttgcttatttttagtagttttctttTTATCTATTCTTCGTAGCATATTTAACTTGCACTTATCGTTTTGTACTTGGGGACTTGTGGCAGCTCTAGTAGATACTTGGTTGTTGATTGTAGATGGCTCGTAACTCATGGTTAATCTGGATCTCAACCATTAAAATTGGGGTGTAACTTgttcttattttctttactttcttTTCCTACATATTGAGAAtaatgtgtatgttaagtgtgggggaagaATTGTCTTTAGATATTACTTTTGTGCTTAAATGATTGAACATactattgaaaaattttcttgtgCTTAAAATGTTGCTTCTTGGGTATTGCTGGCGGGGAGTTTCCTCCAATTGTAATGGGaaactctatcaaaattttttaaaactttttccAAACTTCAACTTTTAGCCCCAAATTTTACAATCTACTTAGATGAAGTTCACCAATACATGACAATTAAGTCCCTTTTTGTTTAAATTCCTTCTATTTAAGTGAGATGATTTAAGTAACTTGACAATTCGATGTTCACTCAACTTGAAAGTAATTATTATGTGATAACTATTATTACATGTGagaaagtatatcttgtaaaataggaaaaattatgTCTACAATTTTGCATGATAATGAAATCTTTCATCCTACCTGGTTTTACATGTAATTGATTTATATAGTTGCtaaggttttttcttccttgtatCTATATTCTTGAGGGGATTGttcataaaaaaaatccaataaaTTCAAATAACGAGTAatcgggagtcttcatctaaaaatgtcgactttcgcatAAAAAGATATTTGGAATTAAGAAGAAATAAGTGAAGTGtcgagtaaccggggatcttcagcTAAAAATATTGATTATCGAATCAAAAGACACTTTCACTTTGTTaagaatgaataaaagaaaactaaaagtgAATAGTTTCATCTTAAACCTCAGAAGATCAACATGTTATTTTAAAGGAAGAAACTCTACGGTGACTATATAGGTTTGTTATTTGTGAGAGtagacgagagagagagagagattaacTTTGTTGGCTTAAATTTTAGGTATAATTATCTCTCTTTTATATGATATGATGAGTATTGAGGGTAATAGGAATGATTGCACAATAAAAGTTTGTCGAGTTGAAAAAaggattgaatttgaaatttacttGATTCATCTCGCCTCTTAAACCATTATCTAGATATTTTCTTATTACTTGAGGACAatcaatgattcaagtgtgggggaatttgataagtgtttattattagtattattaagTAGTATTTTGTGCTTATTTTTTATACAAATTAGGATGATTTAGGATATAACTTGCTCTTTAAGTTTCTAAATTTTGCAAGTTTCATTTGAGCAACTTAATATGCAAAAAGTGGTTATATTTGTAAGAATTGAGAAAACACAAATCGTCGAATCAAGTCGAATACACTTCAACTTCATTAGAGCGTGATTCAACGATAATTTGGAAAGGACATTGGTTACTCAAGAAAATTATTCTTGGCGCAATGCATGGATTCAATTGAGGACATCTTGTTTTAAACCTTAGAATCAAATTGGAGCagaaaagaagcaagaaaacGAAGCAGAGGAGAAAACACGACTTGGAATACATGAGCTGAGGTCGCGTATTCCAAGGTCACGTATTGTGCTCAGATTTTCTGCAACTTGTCTTGCAACTTACTCTattttcacactactttccaactcaattccaacATAGAATTTTGGCTGTACATGCTcaagaaacctt
This Coffea arabica cultivar ET-39 chromosome 3e, Coffea Arabica ET-39 HiFi, whole genome shotgun sequence DNA region includes the following protein-coding sequences:
- the LOC113737418 gene encoding uncharacterized protein isoform X1; translation: MAIALWFYDACIPINAVNSPFFQKAIDQIASMGHGYKSPSYHSLRVNLLRNAKRDVKLVVDSFRSTWTETGCTIMGDGWKDTRQRPLINFLVYCPKGISFIKSVDASDIVTSAANLCNLFAEIVEMVGSNNVVHLVTDNASNYKAAGSLLSERYPNICWSPCAAHCINLILKDIGEMNDVKAIVSLASTVTVFIYNHKFTLNWLRKTTGWKEIIRPGETRFATTFIALKSLHDHKDSLQSLVTSGDYKQFLRIEKGKDVKQIVLDERFWNNCLIMVRIMGPIIRLLRICDTDERPSLGYVYEGMFRAINGIKRLFRNKERLYKPYIDIISDRWDRMLRKNLHAAAYYLNPAFQYESATFCTHPEVINGLLDYIETKVDWCNPEKLSQEVGMYRERQGSFGRKLAILTSKSDRPENWWKLYGCDAPNLQKLAIRILSQTASSSGCERNWSVFERIHTKKRNRLEHQRLNDLVYVHYNLRLQHRFDHRKRSYDPIDYESIDKTEFWVIEEEQDGELNCDELEEELEELPKDDSQLVEDDESEVGEHNDIDLEAFQRRRLLDDDEDNDWLN
- the LOC113737418 gene encoding uncharacterized protein isoform X2; translation: MDTGTGTGSNSQSSTAGAVNSEQSASQNHRQKSDIAWKYCSVGVNSQGKRTLTCGYCFKVIAGGGIHRMKQHLAGEQGSIVPCSKVDPAVRHAILASMKEKEQKSKEKKGDFGVENPFGHTTHSFDGDEVLEIPSSLANKMGSSSKGKRKVTASTENWWKLYGCDAPNLQKLAIRILSQTASSSGCERNWSVFERIHTKKRNRLEHQRLNDLVYVHYNLRLQHRFDHRKRSYDPIDYESIDKTEFWVIEEEQDGELNCDELEEELEELPKDDSQLVEDDESEVGEHNDIDLEAFQRRRLLDDDEDNDWLN